The Apium graveolens cultivar Ventura chromosome 6, ASM990537v1, whole genome shotgun sequence genome contains a region encoding:
- the LOC141668349 gene encoding uncharacterized protein LOC141668349, whose amino-acid sequence MSKSSPANTIKPEIFRHSPIHYAVVVADHATLKKLVSSVPKLADPTQIQSESNSIKQEKLAEQISTLLDRRDNPNRETALHLAVRLNDAFAVKTLATAGADISLQNAAGWNALQEAVCRRCTEITSILVQHHHIAAWCKWRRRLPRLLSVLRRMRDFYMEISFHFESSIVPFVGKIAPSDTYKIWKRDGNLRADTSLAGYDGLKIQRANQSFLFLGDGDPDLCIPAGSLLVLNHDDHKIFDAFENAGAPLSEADVAAFCCQTSVYRPGMDVTKAELIGRTNWRRQEKTESVGDWKARVYEIHNVIFSFRSRKIAVADVDSPGSEQILPLELEEDSDDGFLVAENPRYSVSNNNNRRRHSSFVREDRDFVSVSRKSVDIIPERRRPPCPVVVSAVPPPVTKEKEFVKSLKPSVWLTDNFPLKTEELLPLLDILANKVKAVRRMRELLTTKFPPGTFPVKIAIPVVPTVRVVITFTKFVELPPVEEFYTPFSSPAQFGRGRISGDEMESDSAAGSSWSWFSLPGNKSGKHHGEQPEQANPFAIPSGYTWSSFDDKSRKMKKSKSTRKPK is encoded by the exons ATGTCTAAATCCTCGCCGGCGAATACGATAAAGCCGGAGATTTTCCGGCACAGTCCAATTCACTACGCCGTCGTAGTCGCCGATCACGCTACTCTCAAGAAACTCGTTTCGAGTGTGCCTAAACTCGCCGATCCGACTCAGATTCAGAGCGAGTCCAACTCGATCAAACAGGAGAAACTCGCCGAACAAATCTCCACTCTCCTCGATCGCCGCGACAATCCTAATCGCGAAACGGCTCTTCATCTTGCCGTTCGTCTCAACGATGCGTTCGCGGTGAAGACGCTCGCGACTGCCGGAGCCGACATTTCGTTACAGAACGCCGCCGGATGGAATGCGTTACAGGAGGCTGTGTGTAGGAGATGTACGGAGATTACGTCGATTCTCGTGCAGCACCACCACATCGCCGCCTGGTGCAAGTGGCGCCGCCGTCTTCCACGGCTCCTCTCTGTTCTCCGTCGTATGCGCGACTTTTACATGGAAATCTCCTTTCATTTCGAGAGCTCAATTGTTCCGTTCGTCGGAAAAATCGCTCCGTCGGACACATACAAGATCTGGAAACGCGATGGAAACTTAAGAGCCGATACTTCACTAGCAGGCTACGACGGACTCAAAATTCAACGCGCGAACCAAAGCTTTTTGTTCCTCGGCGACGGCGATCCTGATCTCTGCATTCCGGCAGGTTCGCTATTAGTTCTCAATCACGACGATCACAAAATATTCGACGCATTTGAGAACGCTGGAGCGCCTTTAAGTGAAGCAGATGTAGCTGCATTTTGTTGCCAGACTAGCGTTTATCGTCCTGGAATGGACGTTACGAAAGCTGAACTCATCGGACGTACGAATTGGCGTAGACAAGAGAAAACAGAAAGTGTTGGTGACTGGAAAGCTAGGGTTTACGAAATTCACAACGTCATATTCAGTTTCCGATCACGTAAAATCGCCGTCGCTGACGTTGATTCTCCAGGAAGTGAACAGATCTTACCGTTAGAACTGGAAGAAGACTCTGATGACGGTTTTTTAGTCGCGGAAAATCCGCGATACAGCGtctctaataataataataggcGGAGACACAGTAGCTTTGTTCGCGAGGACCGAGATTTTGTTTCTGTATCGAGAAAGAGTGTGGATATAATACCGGAACGTCGGAGACCGCCGTGTCCGGTGGTTGTGTCTGCGGTGCCACCGCCAGTGACGAAGGAGAAGGAGTTTGTGAAGAGCTTAAAGCCGTCAGTTTGGTTAACTGATAATTTTCCGTTGAAAACGGAGGAGTTACTGCCGTTACTTGACATACTAGCGAATAAAGTGAAAGCTGTTAGACGGATGAGAGAATTGTTGACGACAAAGTTTCCTCCAGGGACATTTCCTGTAAAG ATTGCGATTCCCGTGGTTCCTACTGTGAGGGTGGTGATAACATTCACAAAGTTTGTTGAGCTTCCGCCTGTTGAAGAATTTTATACTCCATTTTCAAGTCCTGCACAGTTTGGAAGAGGGAGGATTTCTGGGGATGAAATGGAGAGTGACTCTGCAGCAGGATCATCTTGGTCTTGGTTCTCGCTCCCTGGCAACAAATCAGGCAAGCATCATGGGGAGCAGCCGGAACAGGCGAATCCCTTTGCAATACCAAGTGGATACACATGGAGTAGTTTTGATGACAAGAGTAGGAAGATGAAGAAATCAAAGTCTACTAGGAAGCCAAAGTAA